One Leucoraja erinacea ecotype New England chromosome 3, Leri_hhj_1, whole genome shotgun sequence genomic window carries:
- the ptbp3 gene encoding polypyrimidine tract-binding protein 3 isoform X1: MDGIVTDLIAVGLKRGSDELLSASVVNGPSTMSNSTSATANGNNTKKFKGDGSPNPPSRVLHIRKIPYEISEAEVLSLGIPFGKVTNLLMLKGKNQAFLEMASEEAAVTMVNYYTTVTPHLRNQPIYIQYSNHRELKTDNLPNQARTQAALQALNAVHTGNMSMTGSTISEGAVLAGQSSVLRIIVENLFYPVTLEVLHQIFTKYGTVLKIITFTKNNQFQALLQYADPMHAHHAKMALDGQNIYNACCTLRIEFSKLTSLNVKYNNDKSRDFTRLDLPSGDGQSIDAPVAAAFGKETSLLGAPGIISNPYGAGGFGPAVGFPQAGLSVQGIHGGLGHLGLQHAAVGGRLMHGMGPAGNSVLLVSNLNPEKVSPHWLFILFGVYGDVHRVKILFNKKENALIQMADANQAQLAMSHLNGQKVYGRVLRVTLSKHQMVQLPREGQEDQGLTKDYGNSPLHRFKKPGSKNFQNIFPPSSTLHLSNIPPSITEDDLKNLFESAGSSVRAFKFFLKDRKMALIQLDSLEEAIQALIDLHNHDLGENHHLRVSFSKSTI; the protein is encoded by the exons AGAGGATCTGACGAGCTGCTTTCTGCTAGTGTTGTTAACGGCCCCTCTACCATGAGCAATTCTACGTCGGCTACAG CTAATGGAAACAACACaaagaaatttaaaggagacgGATCTCCCAACCCTCCCTCTCGTGTTCTTCATATTCGGAAGATTCCATATGAGATTTCAGAAGCAGAAGTTCTTTCATTAGGCATACCATTTGGCAAAGTCACTAATCTattgatgttgaaaggcaaaaATCAG gctTTCCTTGAAATGGCTTCAGAAGAAGCAGCCGTTACTATGGTGAACTATTACACTACAGTCACTCCACACCTCCGTAATCAGCCCATATATATCCAGTATTCCAACCACCGGGAATTGAAGACAGACAACTTGCCCAACCAAGCT CGCACCCAAGCTGCTTTGCAAGCATTAAATGCAGTACATACCGGTAATATGTCAATGACAGGCAGCACAATCAGTGAGGGAGCGGTGCTCGCTGGCCAAAGTTCTGTCTTGCGCATTATTGTGGAGAACCTCTTTTATCCTGTTACTCTGGAAGTTTTGCATCAG ATATTTACCAAGTATGGAACTGTGCTAAAAATCATCACTTTCACAAAGAACAATCAATTCCAGGCACTCCTTCAGTATGCTGATCCTATGCATGCACATCATGCTAAGATG GCTTTGGATGGGCAGAATATCTACAATGCTTGCTGTACTTTACGTATAGAGTTCTCAAAGTTGACTAGCCTTAATGTTAAATACAACAATGACAAAAGCAGAGACTTTACACGCCTTGATCTTCCTTCCGGCGACGGCCAGTCTATTGATGCTCCTGTGGCCGCCGCTTTTGGTAAGGAAACTTCACTTCTAG GTGCACCAGGTATCATCTCAAATCCTTATGGTGCTGGTGGATTTGGTCCTGCTGTTGGCTTCCCACAAGCAG GCCTATCTGTTCAAGGGATCCATGGAGGTCTTGGGCATCTTGGCCTTCAACACGCTGCAGTTGGTGGTCGGCTAATGCATGGAATGGGCCCAGCAGGAAATTCAGTTTTGCTGGTCAGCAACCTAAACCCTGAG AAGGTTTCACCTCACTGGCTGTTCATTCTCTTTG GAGTTTACGGTGACGTACATCGTgtgaagatcttgttcaataaaAAAGAAAATGCATTAATACAGATGGCAGATGCAAACCAAGCTCAACTGG CCATGAGCCATCTTAATGGGCAGAAGGTGTATGGCCGAGTATTGCGTGTGACATTGTCAAAACATCAGATGGTCCAGCTTCCTCGGGAAGGACAAGAAGACCAAGGTTTGACCAAGGATTATGGCAATTCTCCACTTCATCGCTTCAAGAAACCAGGGTCCAAGAACTTCCAAAATATTTTCCCTCCATCATCCACCCTACATCTTTCAAACATTCC ACCTTCAATCACAGAGGACGATCTGAAGAACCTATTTGAGAGTGCTGGATCCTCAGTGAGAGCCTTCAAATTTTTTCT GAAAGACCGTAAGATGGCCCTTATCCAGTTAGACAGTCTTGAAGAAGCAATCCAGGCTCTCATTGACCTTCATAATCATGACCTTGGAGAAAATCACCATCTTAGAGTGTCCTTTTCTAAATCCacaatttaa
- the ptbp3 gene encoding polypyrimidine tract-binding protein 3 isoform X2 — MDGIVTDLIAVGLKRGSDELLSASVVNGPSTMSNSTSATANGNNTKKFKGDGSPNPPSRVLHIRKIPYEISEAEVLSLGIPFGKVTNLLMLKGKNQAFLEMASEEAAVTMVNYYTTVTPHLRNQPIYIQYSNHRELKTDNLPNQARTQAALQALNAVHTGNMSMTGSTISEGAVLAGQSSVLRIIVENLFYPVTLEVLHQIFTKYGTVLKIITFTKNNQFQALLQYADPMHAHHAKMALDGQNIYNACCTLRIEFSKLTSLNVKYNNDKSRDFTRLDLPSGDGQSIDAPVAAAFGAPGIISNPYGAGGFGPAVGFPQAGLSVQGIHGGLGHLGLQHAAVGGRLMHGMGPAGNSVLLVSNLNPEKVSPHWLFILFGVYGDVHRVKILFNKKENALIQMADANQAQLAMSHLNGQKVYGRVLRVTLSKHQMVQLPREGQEDQGLTKDYGNSPLHRFKKPGSKNFQNIFPPSSTLHLSNIPPSITEDDLKNLFESAGSSVRAFKFFLKDRKMALIQLDSLEEAIQALIDLHNHDLGENHHLRVSFSKSTI; from the exons AGAGGATCTGACGAGCTGCTTTCTGCTAGTGTTGTTAACGGCCCCTCTACCATGAGCAATTCTACGTCGGCTACAG CTAATGGAAACAACACaaagaaatttaaaggagacgGATCTCCCAACCCTCCCTCTCGTGTTCTTCATATTCGGAAGATTCCATATGAGATTTCAGAAGCAGAAGTTCTTTCATTAGGCATACCATTTGGCAAAGTCACTAATCTattgatgttgaaaggcaaaaATCAG gctTTCCTTGAAATGGCTTCAGAAGAAGCAGCCGTTACTATGGTGAACTATTACACTACAGTCACTCCACACCTCCGTAATCAGCCCATATATATCCAGTATTCCAACCACCGGGAATTGAAGACAGACAACTTGCCCAACCAAGCT CGCACCCAAGCTGCTTTGCAAGCATTAAATGCAGTACATACCGGTAATATGTCAATGACAGGCAGCACAATCAGTGAGGGAGCGGTGCTCGCTGGCCAAAGTTCTGTCTTGCGCATTATTGTGGAGAACCTCTTTTATCCTGTTACTCTGGAAGTTTTGCATCAG ATATTTACCAAGTATGGAACTGTGCTAAAAATCATCACTTTCACAAAGAACAATCAATTCCAGGCACTCCTTCAGTATGCTGATCCTATGCATGCACATCATGCTAAGATG GCTTTGGATGGGCAGAATATCTACAATGCTTGCTGTACTTTACGTATAGAGTTCTCAAAGTTGACTAGCCTTAATGTTAAATACAACAATGACAAAAGCAGAGACTTTACACGCCTTGATCTTCCTTCCGGCGACGGCCAGTCTATTGATGCTCCTGTGGCCGCCGCTTTTG GTGCACCAGGTATCATCTCAAATCCTTATGGTGCTGGTGGATTTGGTCCTGCTGTTGGCTTCCCACAAGCAG GCCTATCTGTTCAAGGGATCCATGGAGGTCTTGGGCATCTTGGCCTTCAACACGCTGCAGTTGGTGGTCGGCTAATGCATGGAATGGGCCCAGCAGGAAATTCAGTTTTGCTGGTCAGCAACCTAAACCCTGAG AAGGTTTCACCTCACTGGCTGTTCATTCTCTTTG GAGTTTACGGTGACGTACATCGTgtgaagatcttgttcaataaaAAAGAAAATGCATTAATACAGATGGCAGATGCAAACCAAGCTCAACTGG CCATGAGCCATCTTAATGGGCAGAAGGTGTATGGCCGAGTATTGCGTGTGACATTGTCAAAACATCAGATGGTCCAGCTTCCTCGGGAAGGACAAGAAGACCAAGGTTTGACCAAGGATTATGGCAATTCTCCACTTCATCGCTTCAAGAAACCAGGGTCCAAGAACTTCCAAAATATTTTCCCTCCATCATCCACCCTACATCTTTCAAACATTCC ACCTTCAATCACAGAGGACGATCTGAAGAACCTATTTGAGAGTGCTGGATCCTCAGTGAGAGCCTTCAAATTTTTTCT GAAAGACCGTAAGATGGCCCTTATCCAGTTAGACAGTCTTGAAGAAGCAATCCAGGCTCTCATTGACCTTCATAATCATGACCTTGGAGAAAATCACCATCTTAGAGTGTCCTTTTCTAAATCCacaatttaa
- the ptbp3 gene encoding polypyrimidine tract-binding protein 3 isoform X3, with the protein MSNSTSATANGNNTKKFKGDGSPNPPSRVLHIRKIPYEISEAEVLSLGIPFGKVTNLLMLKGKNQAFLEMASEEAAVTMVNYYTTVTPHLRNQPIYIQYSNHRELKTDNLPNQARTQAALQALNAVHTGNMSMTGSTISEGAVLAGQSSVLRIIVENLFYPVTLEVLHQIFTKYGTVLKIITFTKNNQFQALLQYADPMHAHHAKMALDGQNIYNACCTLRIEFSKLTSLNVKYNNDKSRDFTRLDLPSGDGQSIDAPVAAAFGKETSLLGAPGIISNPYGAGGFGPAVGFPQAGLSVQGIHGGLGHLGLQHAAVGGRLMHGMGPAGNSVLLVSNLNPEKVSPHWLFILFGVYGDVHRVKILFNKKENALIQMADANQAQLAMSHLNGQKVYGRVLRVTLSKHQMVQLPREGQEDQGLTKDYGNSPLHRFKKPGSKNFQNIFPPSSTLHLSNIPPSITEDDLKNLFESAGSSVRAFKFFLKDRKMALIQLDSLEEAIQALIDLHNHDLGENHHLRVSFSKSTI; encoded by the exons ATGAGCAATTCTACGTCGGCTACAG CTAATGGAAACAACACaaagaaatttaaaggagacgGATCTCCCAACCCTCCCTCTCGTGTTCTTCATATTCGGAAGATTCCATATGAGATTTCAGAAGCAGAAGTTCTTTCATTAGGCATACCATTTGGCAAAGTCACTAATCTattgatgttgaaaggcaaaaATCAG gctTTCCTTGAAATGGCTTCAGAAGAAGCAGCCGTTACTATGGTGAACTATTACACTACAGTCACTCCACACCTCCGTAATCAGCCCATATATATCCAGTATTCCAACCACCGGGAATTGAAGACAGACAACTTGCCCAACCAAGCT CGCACCCAAGCTGCTTTGCAAGCATTAAATGCAGTACATACCGGTAATATGTCAATGACAGGCAGCACAATCAGTGAGGGAGCGGTGCTCGCTGGCCAAAGTTCTGTCTTGCGCATTATTGTGGAGAACCTCTTTTATCCTGTTACTCTGGAAGTTTTGCATCAG ATATTTACCAAGTATGGAACTGTGCTAAAAATCATCACTTTCACAAAGAACAATCAATTCCAGGCACTCCTTCAGTATGCTGATCCTATGCATGCACATCATGCTAAGATG GCTTTGGATGGGCAGAATATCTACAATGCTTGCTGTACTTTACGTATAGAGTTCTCAAAGTTGACTAGCCTTAATGTTAAATACAACAATGACAAAAGCAGAGACTTTACACGCCTTGATCTTCCTTCCGGCGACGGCCAGTCTATTGATGCTCCTGTGGCCGCCGCTTTTGGTAAGGAAACTTCACTTCTAG GTGCACCAGGTATCATCTCAAATCCTTATGGTGCTGGTGGATTTGGTCCTGCTGTTGGCTTCCCACAAGCAG GCCTATCTGTTCAAGGGATCCATGGAGGTCTTGGGCATCTTGGCCTTCAACACGCTGCAGTTGGTGGTCGGCTAATGCATGGAATGGGCCCAGCAGGAAATTCAGTTTTGCTGGTCAGCAACCTAAACCCTGAG AAGGTTTCACCTCACTGGCTGTTCATTCTCTTTG GAGTTTACGGTGACGTACATCGTgtgaagatcttgttcaataaaAAAGAAAATGCATTAATACAGATGGCAGATGCAAACCAAGCTCAACTGG CCATGAGCCATCTTAATGGGCAGAAGGTGTATGGCCGAGTATTGCGTGTGACATTGTCAAAACATCAGATGGTCCAGCTTCCTCGGGAAGGACAAGAAGACCAAGGTTTGACCAAGGATTATGGCAATTCTCCACTTCATCGCTTCAAGAAACCAGGGTCCAAGAACTTCCAAAATATTTTCCCTCCATCATCCACCCTACATCTTTCAAACATTCC ACCTTCAATCACAGAGGACGATCTGAAGAACCTATTTGAGAGTGCTGGATCCTCAGTGAGAGCCTTCAAATTTTTTCT GAAAGACCGTAAGATGGCCCTTATCCAGTTAGACAGTCTTGAAGAAGCAATCCAGGCTCTCATTGACCTTCATAATCATGACCTTGGAGAAAATCACCATCTTAGAGTGTCCTTTTCTAAATCCacaatttaa